A segment of the Chryseobacterium scophthalmum genome:
CCAACAATTAAATCTACTGCTCAATGGGGTGAGGATCACCGTGAAGAACTGGAGAAATTAATTGATAGCAACCCATAATTATTAATTGATCTCTTGAAAAAGAGCAATTAATCGACACTAGAATTTTAATATTAAGTTAGTCTTCTCATCAAAAAACGGCCTGGTGTAAGACCAAGCCGCTGGAAGTCAATGAAAAATTTTAAGATTCATTGTCAAATTCAAAATCTACCCTTCTTTCATTTCCAAAACTATCTTTGATCCAAATACTGAACTGATGGGATTCGGAAGCTTTAGATGTATAGTAAAGTCTGAATTGTTTTTGCTTCAATGGATACTCGTCATTCGGTAGATATGGTGGGTCGCTGTAATATTGAAGTTGACCAGCTCCTTCATATTGAAAATACCTAACACTGTACATTGTTCCATTAAAGTTCGAAGAAGTCAATAGTGAAATGCGAATTTCTACCGTTTCATTCTCAGCTATTTTACCAGGAACAGGCATTATTTGGACTTCAAAAGGAAAGTCCTGTTGAATTTCCAGATCGTTGTCCTGACAGGAATTAAAAACAAAAT
Coding sequences within it:
- a CDS encoding TraQ conjugal transfer family protein; amino-acid sequence: MKNVINKKILQLYKYSMAIFLINFVFNSCQDNDLEIQQDFPFEVQIMPVPGKIAENETVEIRISLLTSSNFNGTMYSVRYFQYEGAGQLQYYSDPPYLPNDEYPLKQKQFRLYYTSKASESHQFSIWIKDSFGNERRVDFEFDNES